The genomic segment TTGCACCCCTTCGGTTTTGTCGGTCACCTGGTCGATCCCGTCGAGGGAGTCGAACAGCGACCGGGCCGCGGCGCACAGCGGAATGTCGTAGCAGTGCGGTTCCCAATAGAAGTAGTTGCGCATCGGGCGGAACTGATCGTCGAAGTTCGCGATGTTGTCGCGTAACTGCTTCGTGGTCTCCAGCAGATCCTGCGAACGGGCCGCCGAGTCCTGGGTGAGCTGCGTCTGCTTGAGCGACAGCTGATACTGCTTCTCCAGGATGTCGATCGAAACGTTCATCGAATCAACCGTTTTCAGCTGGTTGTCCAGCTGGTCCCGCTGGAACGGCAGGTTCATGTTGCTGGTCTGGCCCTGCACGCTCGTCTGGAACGGAATCGAGCTGTGCTGGATCGGGATGCCCAGCGGCCGGGTGATGCTTTGCACCATCGCAATACCCTCGGTGTGCATGACATTGCTGGCGATCTTGTTGAGCACCAGCATGTCCGCGGGGTTGCGCATGTCGTGGTCGGCTTCGACCATCAGGATGTCGGGGTTCATCCGGGCCTGGGGGAAGTGCCGGTCGGCGGCGGCGAACCCCTGGTTGACCGGAGCCTCCGTGGGCAGGTAGTAGCGGTCGTTGTAGGCCGGCTTGTAGCCGGGGATCGCCACGATGCCGATCAGCACCACGAACAGGCTGGCCACGAAAATCGGTGCGGGCCAACGGACCACCGCGGTGCCGACTCGCCGCCAGAAGCGGCTCTGCGGCGGCCGCTTCGACTCGTAAAGGCCTACGCGGCTGCCCAGGAAAAGCACGGCCGGGCCGAGCGTGACGGCGATCGCGACGATCACCAGCATGCCGATCGCGACGGGCGCGCCCATGGTGGTGAAGTAGGGCAGGCGGGCGAACGACAGGCAGTATGTCGCTCCCGCGATCGTCAGCCCGGATCCCACGATGACGGGTGCGACGGACTTGAAGGTCGCGTAGTAGGACTCGTCCCGGTCCAGTCCCATGCCGCGGTCTTCGCGATATCGGCCGAAGATGAAGATGCCGTAGTCGGTGGCGGCCGCGATCGCCAGCATCGTGAGGATGTTGCCTGCGAACGTCGTCAGTCCAAAGGCGCCGTGCAGAGCCAGGATTGACACCACACCACGGGCGGTCAGCAGCGCCAGGAACGTCAGGAACAGCTGGATCAGCGTGGTTCGGATCGATCGGTAGACGATGAGCAGCATGCCCGCGATCGCGGCAAGGGTGATCAGGGTGATCATCGCGAGGCTGGCGTTGCCGATGACGTGCAGGTCATCGGTGAGTGCCGCCGGGCCGGCGACGTAGGCCTGCACGCCGGGCGGCGCCGGTGTCTCCTTGATGACCTTGCGGACGGCATCCACGCCTTCGTTGGCCAGCGTCTGGCCCTGTTCACCGGCGAGGTTCAGCATCACGTACGACGCTTTGCCGTCGGCACTTTGGGCACCGGCGGCCGTCAGTGTGTCGCCCCAGAAGTCCTGGATATGCTGGATGTGCTCGGGGTCTTGCTCCAGCTTGCGGATGATCTCGTCGTAGTACTGATGCGCGTCCGGGCCGAGGGGCTTCTGGCCCTCCACCACGATCATGATCGTGCTGTTGGAGTTGAACTCTTGGAAGTTGGCCCCCATCAACTTCATCGCCTTCATCGAGGGGGCGTCCTCGGGTGCCATTGGGGCCGAGTGCATCTCGCCGACGACCTCGAGCTGGGGCGCGACCACGTTGACCAGTACGGCCATCGCGATCCAGAACAGGACGATCGGCAGCGCGAGGATGCGCAACAGGTGCGGGACGACCGGCCGCTTCGGCTTGCTCACCGGGTCGGGGGCGGTGACGGTGTGGGTCATGCTGACTTCACCAGGCAGTAGGTCTGGGCGTTGATGCCATCAGCCGATTGCTCCTCGCGGACGGTTCCGTTCACAGTGACGCGGCATCCAATCTGATCGCCGTCGGTCCGTGCCATGAGGCTGGCGCTGACAGCCGGCAAGGTTGTCGACAGGGTGACCGACCACGGCAGCGGTGCGGTGATCGTGTGCACTTTGGCTTCCGGGTCGAAATAGCTGATCTGGGCAGTGGTTCCGGGTGCGCCGTAGACGTCGTAGACCATGACCTTGGGGTTGAACTGCACGATCTCGATGCCCGCACCGGCGCCGGCATTGAGATCCTGGGACGCGAACATCCTGTGCAGGCGGGAAACGACCAGGCCCGACACCGCCAGCACGACGATGAGAATCAACGGGATCCAGATGCGTTTCAGCACGCGGCCCACCGGAATAGCTTTCACCCGAACACCTTCCGTCAGTTCGGCCGCGGTGCGGCCGGCTCCGCCTCACAGTCGGCGTTGGCGACGAGCCGGCCGATGAGCGGCAACGTCACTCGCGCCGACAGCCACAACGCCGACTGCTCTTCGGCGGTTAACGTTGTCATCAACGCCGCCAGGCGTTCCCGGCGCAACCGCTTGCGATCATCAAGCAACGCCTGGCCTGCCTCGGTGATTCCGATCAGGCACGCGCGGCCGTCATCGGGGTCGGGAAGACGGGTCACCAGCCCCGCACGCTCCAGCCGCTGGACCAACTGCGTCATGGACGGCTGGCTGACGCCTTCCTTACTGGCAAGGGTGGTCAGCCGTACCGGCCCTTCGCGATACACCCGGTTCATCGTGAAGGCCGCGGACGCGCTCAGATCGGCACGGTCGCTCAGAAACCGGATCGTCAGGTCCATGGCCTGGTCCAGGGCATCGCCTATGCAGTCGCTGACGTCTTGGTCCGTCAGCTGTTTTCCCACCGGGTATCTATATCACGGGGGCTATGTAGCAGCAATCGACAGACCCATCCGGTGGCCTCACAGTCACTTCCCAGCTTTGCTGACCCGGTGCTGGGACGATGCGGTCAGCGCGGCTAGCCGTGCGGGCGCGACTCGTAGCGGTCGTTTATATGCCGTCTACTATCTATCGCGCACTTACCACACGTCTCCGTCGCGCCAGTCGCAGGCCAGCTCCGCCGTGGCGTCGACCTCGATGTCGACGGGCAGCACGAAGATCGAGCCGTCATCGTCGGGCGTGCGGGTCATTCCGGTCGGCGCCAGCACTGACGTGGGTCCCTGCCACTGCAGCCAGCCGCGAGGACGGTAGATCGTCTCGCCGAGCGGGGTCGAACTGAGCGCACCGATCTGGTAGCCGCCGCGGATCACCTGTTCGACCGCGTCGAGCACGGCGTGGGCCAGTCCCTGTCTGCGCCAGTCCTCGCTCACCGCTACGGCCTCGACATAGCCACAGCGCAAGGCGCTTCCGCGATAGAGCAGTCGCCGCTGAACCACGGCCGCGTGGGCGATCAGTGCGCCGCGATGCGAGATGATCGCGTGCATCCCGCCCAGCGTGTGTTCCCAGTCCGAGTCGGTGAATTCGGCCGCACCGCCGAACGCGTCGGTGAGCATCTGCCGCGCGTTGTGGCGCGTCTCGTCATCCAGGTCGCTGGTATGGATCAGCCGGGCGGTGTGGACCTGCGTGTGCACACCCTCAGCTCTACCAGCCCGGCGGGCCGCCCGCTGCGATACGGGCTCGGGTCCAGTGCAATCGCACGGTCTGTCCGGGCCGGATCTGCGCGACCTTGTCGGTATCGGCGTCGGTGACCACGCCGATCACGGGATAACCCCCGGTCACCGGGTGATCCGGACCGAGGATCACCGGTTGGCCGTTGGGCGGCACCTGGATTGCGCCGCGGGTGGCGCCCTCGCTGGGCACCTGGCGGTCCGGCCAGCGGTAGGTCAGTGGTCGTGCGGATAGTCGCATGCCGACCCGATCGCTTCGCTCGCTGGCCACCCAGTCGGTGTGCACGAGCGCGTCGGGATCGGTGAACCAGTCGTCGCGTGGACCGGGCACGACGCGAAGCTCGATCGGGTCGGTGGTGATTGCGGCCACCGGGGCCTGCTCGAGCTCGGGGTAGTCCTGGGTGTGGCTACCCACCGGAAGAACGTCGCCCGCGCGCAGCGGCCGGGGGCCGATCGCCGACATCGTGTCGTAGCTGCGCGAGCCCAGCACCGGTTCGACGCCGATGCCGCCGCGCACTGCAAGATAGCTGCGCAGACCCGCGTGTGGTACGCCAAGCGAGATCACTTCGCCAGGGTAGACATGGTGAATACTGTTGGTGCCGAACGGGACTCCGCTGACAGCGGGACCGGCGTCGGCTCCCGTCACGGCGATGTCGACGTCGCCGCCATGCACTCGTGCGGCGAATCCACCGAGGGTGATCTCGACGGTGGCCCGGTCGTCGGGATTGGCCACCAGGCGGTTGGCCAGCCGGTGGGCCGCGCGGTCGGCGGCTCCCGAGCGGGTCACCCCGACATGCGCGAACCCGGGCCGGCCGAGGTCCTCCAGCAGCGCCAGCGGGCCGGTCCGCAGCACTTCCAACGTGATCATGACGGGCTGTCCCCGACCGCACGGAACCGCACCCACATGCCGGGTACGAGGAGCGCGGGCTGCGGACGGTCGATGTCCCACAACACCGCGTCGGTGTGTCCAATCAGCTGCCAGCCGCCGGGGGATTGGCGCGGGTAGACGCCACTGAACTCACCGGCCAGGCCGACCGATCCGGCCGGTACGGCGGTGCGTGGATCACTGCGGCGCGGCACCGCCAACTGCGGGTCGCCGTCGATGAGGTAGGCGAAACCTGGTGCGAATCCACCGAATCCGACCCGCCAGGGCGTGGCAGTGTGGGCTTCGATCACCTCACCGGGGGTCATCCCGGTGTGCGCGGCGACATCGTCGAGGTCGGGGCCGTCGTAGATCACGTCGATGGTGACGTCGACACCGCCAGCCGGGTGTTGCCCGGCATCGGAGGGATCGACGCCCAACTGCTTGAGGCGCTGCCGGGTGGGCTCCTGGTGGGCCGGATCGGCCAGTCTCACCAGGACGGTCCGGGCGGCCGGCACGATGTCGAGGACACCGGTCAGCTCTTCCGCGCGCAGGCTCGCCGCCAGCGCCAGCACGTCCTCGGTGGACGGGCATTCCAGCAACAGTGCCCCGTCGCCGTAGTCACGGATTGTGTTGGACACCATGCGTTTGCATCCAGACTCAGACCATCAGGGTGTAGGTGGGCTCGTGCCGCTTGATGTAGGCGATGACTCGATACGTCACCGGCAGCATGACCACTTCGACGGCGGTCTTGTAGACCCAGCCGAGCGCGGTGTAGGTGACGAAGTCACCGAAGCTGGTGATGCCGATGGCGCCGGCTGCGATGCTGCAGAAGACCAGGGTGTCGCCGAGTTGTCCGGCGAAGGTCGAGCCGACCAACCGCGCCCATAGGTGCTTTTCCTTGGTCCGCTGCTTGATCTTGACGACGGTCCAGGCGTTGATGGTCTGCCCGACGATGAACCCGGCCAGGCCGGCGACGATCAGCTGAGTGTAGGCGTGGACGATGTTCTCGAAGTGTTCCTGGTTGGTGTAGAAGTCGGCCGAGGGGAGATAGATCGTCACCCAGAAGGCCAGGGCGGCAAGGATATTCATCGCGAAGCCGAGAATGATCGCTCGCCGCGCGGCTTTGAACCCGTACACCTCGGAGAGTACGTCGCCGATCACGTACGTCAGCGGGAAGACGATGAAACCGCCGTCGGTGATGATCGACCAGTTCCCGATCACGGGCCCGAACGCCACGCCTTTCGTGGCGGTCACGTTGGAGATGATCACCAGCGCCGTGAAAACCGAGACGAAAACCGGATAATAGCGAGAGCCAACCTGCGCGAATCCTGGAGTGGGAGCGTCGGTGCGCGTGGGGGCCTGGCTGTTTGTCACAAGGGCTATCCAAGCACGGCCGCTCAGCCCAGCGCGCGCAACAGCAGCGGCGGCAGCTGATCGGCCACGACCGGGTAGGACAGCGGCGAGGCGAACGCGATCGCGCCGGCGAGGTCCTTGCCGGTGAAGACATTCCGAGCAGCCAGCGCCGCAATCGCCGGATCGGCCAGGAGTGCGGCCTGGTCGGCATCGCTCTCGGTGGACCAGATCACCACGTCTGCCGAGCCGAGGGCGTCGGCGAGCTTGTCGCGAGGGATGGCAGCCCGGTGGTCGTTGACGGCGTAGGTCTTGATGCCGTCGGCGATCTGGAAGCCCATCGACGTCAGGAAATCGGTCCGCCAGCCGGGCAGCGTCGCGGTCAGGGTGCCGCCGAAGAAGCTGCCGGCCAGCAGTGCCGCCTTCTTGTCCTTGAAGGTGGCGTTGTTCTTGGCCACGTCGGCGAACTTGCCATCGATGTCGGCGATCAACTGCTTCATCTTCCTGCCCTGGAAAACCGCGGTACCCACCGCGGCGGCCTGGTCCTTCCACGGCTCGAAGAAGGCGTCATAGCCGGATTGGGCGATGGTCGGGGCGATCGCCGAGAGTTTCTTGTAGGTGTCGGCATCGAGTCCGGCGTTCACGGCGACGATCAGGTCGGGCTTCAGCGCAGCGATCTGATCCACCTGAATCCCGTTGTCCAGGTTCAGCACAACGGGTTGGGCCGATCCGAGCTTGGGTTGGGCCCAGGGCCAGACCCCGTAGGGCTGGTCGCCGAACCAGTTGGTCACCGCGATCGGAACCACCCCGACCGCGAGAAGGTCATCCTGCTCGGTGAAGCCGGCGCTGACGACTCGTTTGGGCGGTGCCGGGACGGTGGTTTCGCCGAAGATGTGCTCGATCGTCACCGATTTCGGGTTGGCATCGTCGCCGGATGTCTTCGGCGAGCACGCCGCGGCAAGCAGCACCCCCGCCGCTCCGGCGGCCCCCAGGAACCCACGCCTTGTCCACTGCGCGCTCACGGCGCGACATTAACCCACCACCAGCGAGATGCCGAGTCCAATCATTGTGACCGCGATCAGACCGTCGAGGATTCGCCACGTCATCGGGGTGGCGAAGATCCCGGCCAGCCGTCGAGCGCCGAACCCCAGGCCGAAGAACCAGACCACGCTGGCGGTCACCGCGCCGACGCCGAACAACCACCGGCTGTCGGCATATTGGTTGGCCAGCGTTCCGAGCAAGACGACGGTGTCCAGATAAACGTGTGGGTTGAGGAACGTCATAGCCAGGCACGTCAGCAGGACCGAGATCAGCCGGGCGGACCCGTTCTGCGCGGGCGCCATGCTCGACGGCTTGAATGCTCGCCGGGCCGCGAGCGCGCCGTATCCGAAGAGGAATGCCGCGCCGCCGATCTTGGCCACTGTGACCGTTTGCGGGTGGGCGGTGATGACGGCGCCGATGCCGGCGATGCCAGCGGTGATGAGCAGTAGATCCGAGACCGCGCACACGCTGACCACCGCGAGGACGTGTTCACCGCGGATGCCCTGACGGAGCACGAAGGCATTCTGGGCGCCGATGGCCGCGATCAGGGTGAACGACGTCAGGAAGCCGACGAGCAGGGGCGAGGTCATGCCACGACGTTAGGAACGCCCGCTGCAACAGTCCAGCTAAAGATTCTACGGTTGGTTAAGCCGCGCTAATGCTCAGCAGAGTGCGTTGGCGGCGATGAGCCCGAATGTGATGAGCACGATGCTCAGCACGGCTGCGGGATGGCCCATGGACACGGCCACCGCCACTCCGGCGACGCCGGCGACGAAGATGGCGACCATCAGCAGGGCGGCCCGAATCGGGTGCGGATTGATGGCGGCACGGGGGAGCGGTACGACTCTCGGCCCTTGAGGGCGTTCCATGGAGCTCATCGAACACCTCCGGTTGTGACCTGGCTCATCATATGAACTATAGGTGATGGAGATCACAAACACGGCACGATCGGCTGCCGCGCGGGTCGCATTCGCGCACGTCATACCTAGTCTGGCTACAGACCGGCTTCTTCCAGGGCGTCCTCGAACTCCTCGAACGCCACCTTGTCGCCTTTGCCGTCGGCGATCGCCCGCTGGTAGATCCCGAACAGCTCGTCCCCGACCGCCGCGAACTTCGCGTCCCAGTCGGCCGAGTCCATCCGCCAGTACCCGGCGACGTCGTATTGGTCGACGGTCCAGCCGTGGCCGCGAAGGTATCTGCGGACCGCTCGGGATTCGCCGGCCTCGCCGGCGAACCAGCAGTACCCCTCCGCCGGCAGATCGATCTGACCGACCAAGTCCGCCAGCCGGCTCGGGACGACACCGTTTCCGGTGCCGAGGGTGGGTACGAGCGTGACGCCGGGGCGGATCGGAAGGTAATCCAGGTCCCGGTGGTCGACGACCTCGACGACGACGGTGGTCGCGACGGCGACCGGTGTTTCGGCCATGATCCGCGCGGCGGCCGGCAGCCCGGCGAGATCGGCCACCAACAACTGCCACGTCGTTTCCGGTGGCGGCCGGTACCACGCACGGGCGTAGTTCAGCCCGACCCGATCACCTGGCGTGGCCGTCTGCGCCCAGCGGCTGCCGGGACCGCCGGGATGCAGAGCGACATCGAGATCGATCTCGTCCCCGTCATGGCGGCGCACGGAGTAGGTGCGGCCTTCTTCGGGTGACTGGGCGTCGAAGTACACCCCGACGGCGGCGTCGGCACCCGAGGCGGGAGCCAGCGCACCGGGGTCTTCGACGCGCAGGCTGACGCGACGCAGCCGTGGGCTCAGCGGGATCGTCTCGATGACGGTCGCGGGCGAAAAGCTCATCACACCGCCCCGGCCGCTCCGAGTGTGATGGCGGTCAGGGTGGCGACGAGGGTCTCCTCATCGGTGTCGATGTCGCCGTGCAGCCACGCGCTGATGAGCTCCGTGGCGGCGGTGACCATTGCTCTGGTGGCGAGCAGACGGTCCACCGACGGCTTGGGTGATCCTTCGAAAGGCATGGCTTCGGCGGCGATGCGTTCGGTGAACTCACCGACTTCCCGCTGCTGCAGCTGGCGAAGCCGGGGAAAGCCGGGCGACTCCATGTAGAGGCGGGCGTCGGCCGCGCTGGCGACCAGCGTGTGGATCACTGTCTTCAGTACGCCATGAGCCCGATCGGGCAGGGCAACGGTGCTCAGCACGTCTTCCATCGCCGCCTTCAGCCGGCCGTACAGCTCTTCGGCGCAGGCGTCCAGAAGGTCGTCCTTCGTGGTGAACTCGGTGTAGAAGTACCGCTTGCTCAGCTTCGCGCGCTGGCAGACCAGGTCGACGGTCAACGGCGCCACTCCGACTTCGGCGATCAGGGTGCGTGCGGCATCGAGCAGTCGCTCGCGGCGCTCCTGCGAGCGCTGCCGAGAGCTGAGTCCCCCGTAGGTACGTCCTTCGACAACCATGACGCCATCTTGACCCATGGTGTGTGCGACGCCATAATCCAGAACGAAGTCGTTCCAGATTACCCGCCGGGCGCAAGGAGCCACCGATGACGACACGGATCATGGATGACGCGGCGCGAGCGCTGGCCAACCCGCTGGCCTACACCGACGAGGCGGGCCTTCATGCGGCGCTCGCCCACCTGCGTAAGCACGCCCCGGTGTCGTGGGTCGACGTCGAGGGGTACCGGCCGTTCTGGGCGATCACCAAGCACGCGGACGTCATGGACATCGAGCGGCAGAACGATCTGTTCACCAACGACCCTCGCTCGATCCTGGTGGCGACCGAACTCGACGACAAGCTCCGTGCCGACCGGGAGGCCGGGATCGGCCTGTCCACGCTGATCCACATGGACGACCCGCACCATCGCGCCATGCGCAAGATCGGCGCCGACTGGTTCCGGCCGAAAGCCATGCGCGCCTTGAAAGCTCGCTGCGACGAGCTGGCCAAGATCTACGTCGATCAGATGGTGGAGCGTGGCCCGGAACTCGACTTCGCCCAGGAGATCGCGGTCAACTATCCGCTCTACGTGATCCTGACGCTGCTGGGTCTGCCGGAATCGGACTTTCCGCGGATGCTCAAGCTCACCCAGGAACTGTTCGGTGGCGACGACACCGAGTTCCAGCGTGGCGATTCCGGCGACGCGATGCTCGCGGTGCTGCTGGACTTCTTCAACTACTTCTCCGCGCTGACTGCTTCCCGCCGGGAGAACCCGACCGAAGACCTCACCTCCGCGATCGCCAACGCCACGATCAATGGAGAACCGCTGTCCGACATGGACACCGCGTCCTACTACGTGATCGTCGCCAGCGCCGGCCACGACACCACCAGTGCGGGAATCGCCGGTGGTTTGCTCGAATTGCTGCGTAACCCAGGCGAATTGCAGCGCCTGCAGAAGGATCCCGGCCTGATGGGCACCGCGGTCGAGGAGATGATCCGCTGTGTCGTTCCGGTCAAGGAGTTCATGCGCACCGCCCAAGCCGACACCGAAGTCCGCGGCGTCCCGATCGCCAAGGGCGAAGCCGTTCTGCTGTCCTATGTTTCGGCCAACCGCGACGAAGAAGTCTTCGACGACCCGATGCGCTTCGACGTCGCGCGCGACCCCAACAAGCACCTGTCCTTCGGCTACGGCGTGCACTTCTGCCTGGGCGCGGCCCTGGCCCGGATGGAGATGAACAGCTTCTTCACTGAACTCGTCCCGCGCATCAAGTCCATCGAACTCGCCGGCGAGCCCGAACTGATGGCCACCACCTTCGTGGGCGGGATCAAGCACCTACCGATCCGCTACTCCTTGGCCTGATTCGCCCGCGGCCACCCCCGGCAGCGGCGATAATGCCGGTGAGTCGGTCGCAAGAGGGGAAGTACTGACCATGAAGAAGCTGGCAGCGGCGCTGTTGAGCGCTATGGCATTGGCCGCTGTACCGGTGGCCGTCGCACCCGGCGCGCATGCCGATGTGTGCGGCGACGTCGGTGGGCGTCACGTGAATGTCGGTGGCTGCACGAACGTCGCCGGGGATGCCGCGGTTGCGGGCGCAGTGGCCTCCGATGACGACGCTGCAGCACAGGCGGCATCCGGGCAGCCGCCGTGCTACACCCCGCAGGGGGTGCCGTATTACACCCCCGGTTCGGATCCCTGCTACTGAGCGCCCCCGGTGAGGCCCGCCTGGATGCGGGTCAGCTCGCGGCCTTCGCGGCGATAGTCGAACTGGGCAGTTTCGAAGCGGCGGCCGATCAACTGCACGTAACGCCCTCGGCGGTGAGCCAGCGCATCAAGGCGCTGGAAAAGCAGGTGGGCCAGGTGTTGCTGGTCCGCGGAAAGCCCTGTCTGCCAACGGCTGCGGGTGCACCGCTGCTGCGGCTGGCCGCCCAGACCGCGATGTTGGAGGCCGAGGCCATCGCCGAGATGACCGGCGGCGGTGAGTCGGCACCGCGCCCACGCATCGCCATGGCGGTCAACGCGGACTCCATGGCGACCTGGTTTGCGCGGGTGCTGTCAGAACTACCCGACGTCTTGTTCGACATCCGCATCGAAGATCAGGACCATTCCGCGCGACTGTTGCGGGAGGGCGTCGTCATGGGTGCGGTCACCACCGAGCGCACACCGGTTCCGGGATGCCGGGTGCAGCCCCTCGGCGTGATGCGGTACCTCCCGGTGGCCAGCGCCGACTTCGTGAAGCGTTATCTCCCAGCTGGTTTCACTGTCGATGCGGTGGGATCTGCGCCGTCCCTGGCGTGGAACCGCGACGATGCGCTGCAGGATATGCTGGTGCGCAAGGTGTTTCGCCGTGTCATCGATCGGCCGGTCAATTACGTGCCCACTTCGGAAGGCTTCGGTGCCGCGGTGCACGCCGGACTGGGCTGGGGAATGTACCCGGAGCAGTCCGCCGCTGCAGCCCTCGCCGACCGTTCGTTCGTCCAAATCTGCGATGCCCACCTGGATGTTCCGTTGTTCTGGCAGTGCTGGAAACTCGACAGCCCACTGATGGAAGCCTTGACCGCAACCGTCCTGGGCGCGGCGGCGACGCTGCGCCGGCGCTGACAGCACATTCACAGCAGCCCATACGAGGTTTGGTGGTTGGCTGATTCGGATAACCGAGCCGCATGAACGCGAGCCGACGCACCCGCTCGAAGATCGGAGCGGCACTCGTGGGCGCGAGCGCGGCCTTGGCGGCGGTCTTCCTCGTGGCTATCCAAGTGGAGCGCGGTGGCGGTGAGACTGTGATGTCCGATCCCGGGTCCTTCACGGTGCCGGCAACCACCACGATGACGACCGGCGCCACCACGAGCACATCGCCCGGCCAGCCGTCGGTATCGGCCTCGATTGCCGCGCCGCAGATCACCACCACCCCGACCTCGTCCTCGCCGGGCTAGCTGCGCAACTAGGCAAAATCGCTGTCATGCACCATGATCGACCGGTTGACTGCGTCGATCGTGGAGATGTGAATGGGTGAAGTGGGCCGCTGGGCACGAGTTCTGCTGTCCGTGGTGATCGGATTGCTCGCGGTACAGGTCGTCCCAATCGGGCTCGCGCATGCCGACGAGGTGTTGCCGCCGGTGGGCTTCACCACCACCGCCAACGCGCCGCTGCGCGACGGCGGCACCTACGGCATCGGCACCGTGATCGTCGCGCATTTCGACGCTCCCGTCGGCGATCGCGCACTGGCCGAGCAGGCCCTGCAGGTCGACACCTCTCCGCCGGTCAGCGGTGCGTGGCATTGGGTCGATGACAAGACCATGCATTGGCGCCCGCCGCAGTACTACGCGCCCGGCACCGTCGTGACCGTCACCCCCG from the Mycolicibacterium crocinum genome contains:
- a CDS encoding LysR family transcriptional regulator ArgP: MSAPGEARLDAGQLAAFAAIVELGSFEAAADQLHVTPSAVSQRIKALEKQVGQVLLVRGKPCLPTAAGAPLLRLAAQTAMLEAEAIAEMTGGGESAPRPRIAMAVNADSMATWFARVLSELPDVLFDIRIEDQDHSARLLREGVVMGAVTTERTPVPGCRVQPLGVMRYLPVASADFVKRYLPAGFTVDAVGSAPSLAWNRDDALQDMLVRKVFRRVIDRPVNYVPTSEGFGAAVHAGLGWGMYPEQSAAAALADRSFVQICDAHLDVPLFWQCWKLDSPLMEALTATVLGAAATLRRR
- a CDS encoding cytochrome P450, which gives rise to MTTRIMDDAARALANPLAYTDEAGLHAALAHLRKHAPVSWVDVEGYRPFWAITKHADVMDIERQNDLFTNDPRSILVATELDDKLRADREAGIGLSTLIHMDDPHHRAMRKIGADWFRPKAMRALKARCDELAKIYVDQMVERGPELDFAQEIAVNYPLYVILTLLGLPESDFPRMLKLTQELFGGDDTEFQRGDSGDAMLAVLLDFFNYFSALTASRRENPTEDLTSAIANATINGEPLSDMDTASYYVIVASAGHDTTSAGIAGGLLELLRNPGELQRLQKDPGLMGTAVEEMIRCVVPVKEFMRTAQADTEVRGVPIAKGEAVLLSYVSANRDEEVFDDPMRFDVARDPNKHLSFGYGVHFCLGAALARMEMNSFFTELVPRIKSIELAGEPELMATTFVGGIKHLPIRYSLA
- a CDS encoding TetR/AcrR family transcriptional regulator; translated protein: MVVEGRTYGGLSSRQRSQERRERLLDAARTLIAEVGVAPLTVDLVCQRAKLSKRYFYTEFTTKDDLLDACAEELYGRLKAAMEDVLSTVALPDRAHGVLKTVIHTLVASAADARLYMESPGFPRLRQLQQREVGEFTERIAAEAMPFEGSPKPSVDRLLATRAMVTAATELISAWLHGDIDTDEETLVATLTAITLGAAGAV
- a CDS encoding siderophore-interacting protein yields the protein MSFSPATVIETIPLSPRLRRVSLRVEDPGALAPASGADAAVGVYFDAQSPEEGRTYSVRRHDGDEIDLDVALHPGGPGSRWAQTATPGDRVGLNYARAWYRPPPETTWQLLVADLAGLPAAARIMAETPVAVATTVVVEVVDHRDLDYLPIRPGVTLVPTLGTGNGVVPSRLADLVGQIDLPAEGYCWFAGEAGESRAVRRYLRGHGWTVDQYDVAGYWRMDSADWDAKFAAVGDELFGIYQRAIADGKGDKVAFEEFEDALEEAGL